CCTTGGTACCCGATCGACGGAGAGGACATCACCAAACCATTCTTCCAGACCCTCGGCAAGTGGGCGGTGACGGAGCACGTCAAGCAGACGCAACACTTTCTCAAGTTCGACAAGGTGTTTAGCGGCGAAAGGCAGGAGTTATCGGAAGGCATGAAGTATCACTTTGTCATCATTGCATTGAACGGAGGCGGCAATACCGGTAGGTATGATGCGGAGTTGATCGAAGGCAACCCACGCAGGCTCATCTCCTTCGCCCCTCCAAACTAAAGCTGGATACTACTCTGGCggtatatatattttgcatgTAATAAACTAGGCTCGAGGATGGCAGTTATGTCGTTTCaatttaaataaataaaacaaaaaatgtttgaaCTTCGAAATAAGCATTCGGTCGACACTTGTATTTCAAAATGCAGCAAATTTGTGTGCAGAGATTTAACTGCTTGACACAAATATATTATACAACATGATAAATCATATTTTCCACTCCTTTTTAACAAACACATTGTGCTTTCTTATTGTATTGTAGTATAACTAAATCATGTGAAGTGACATCGTTACGTAGAACACATTTTGCTCTTGTTACTGTTTTTCTAAACTTTCATATATCATATAGCAAGTATAACTCACTCAACTCTAGAAAACCCTAGCTCCGCCACTGAAATTCGGCAATTGTGTCACACGTGGCGATTGAATCGGCCGCCATCGGCACGGAAAAGAGTGACCTCCTAAAAACGGCCAGCGTCACACCCCTGAGGAGCAACGGTAAAACTAGTCAAATAATTTGGGGCTTGCTTGGGACTAGTGTGTTTCTATTGTTTTTATAGTTTCATCTCCCTCAAATCCAAAAACACTAAACACAAATGAGATGAGGGATTTCAAGAGATTATTCCTAGGTTTTTCCTGTAAaacacctcattttttttatcaatcaAAAACACTTCCATACTAGTGTTCTTGAGGAAGGAGATTTGAGAGTTTTAGGGGGATCGGACCCAATCCACTCAAAAACCAATACACTTGTGACAAAGAAAATACAACAATGTGCCTTAAGGAGCAGTCTACCCCTCGTGTCCAAGGTGCCCACCAAAATCTAAATGGACACCACGCCCTGGCTTCTGCACTGCTCAGTGCTACCGAACAACACGGCACAATTGGGGCGCCACCACTTCGGTCGGACCTGGACGTGCAAGCCGCCCCGCCATCGACTCTGCCCTGCTAGTGAACTTTGTTGCACCCCCTAGACCACAGCCACGCTGGacagatcgggccaccccacTGCCATGGCAAATTTTTGGCGGGACGGGGGAGTTGGGTGCGTTACACTTACACTTAGCAACCTTTCGCTCATTTCTGTATGCAAATTTTTAAAAGGGTTTCAACCCTTAAAGATTGTTTTTGCCACGTGTGCTGATTATACCATGAATAAAAATGAGGCCGTCAAATTCTGTCTACTCAGGGCTGCAACCTGCGAGGACCTACATGTCACTGGGAATACATGAAGAAGATTGATTACATGAATGTTTTCGagagatttcattgtaattcttagtAATATGGATAACTTTGTAGTTTTTTGTGTCTATGCTGATCCGAAATTTTGTAGTACTTGTAATGGTTTTCGAGTTTGAATATAAGTTAAATgtgattctcaaaaaaagtaACATGTACCGGTTGAGTTGGAAAGAACGGCGGCTTACCTTAGTTAAGACATTACCTCTTGAAGCTCAAAGATTaccattttttgcattttgttgagtttgcccaaagatcaatcacaggAAGACGCACACGCAAAAACGTTCACACAATTATTTGACCAATGGCGCGTATCGTGCCCTCTATTAATCTCTTTATTTCTTCTCAAATCCCACGGTACAAGCTTGATACAACCAGCACCGTGTACATGTATATTTATACATGGACGTGGCTAGCAAACCAGCCACCAGAACCAAGTCCGACTAGACTCTGACATTGGGCTACTTCGACTCTAACTAGTACTAGATCAACTTCAGTTCTAAACTAACAAGGACTCGGACAGCCCAAACCGACTAGGAAAGATTAGTTCTAACACATTTTGCCGCTGGATGTATTCCTAACGGCACATGTTGCCTAATTTAATTTAATCATCAAATTGTTTTATATGATTTACGGTTTTGTTATATCTAAGTTGACTGATTTTAAGTTACATAAGTATAAGTTGATCCCTCAGCTGTTAGATATGATTTGTGCTGTAAGATTCGAAACGCaagatgaaaaaagaagaataaaatgAGATTTAAATTAGTAAAAAAATACTAATTCAATGGTTCTATTTCGTCAAATTAGATTTAATAATTTTATTCCCCCCGGCCTCTTGCTACGAATGTGACAAGGAGAAAGCTCGTTGTataactttaaaaaaaatgttgcagaGAACAAAACTTGAAGGTGTGCCTTCTCGACAACGAACCTGTACTTTGCTGTCCAACTGGAGCGTTGTGGGTTTTTGTTTCTGACTGCTAAGCGTTGTGTTTTGGTTTATATATCCAGGCTACAGGCTATTTTATCAAGATGATATGGCATGCCAACGATCTAAACCCAGCTAGAAATAAAACGAGAGCTAGCAGTATCGTCGGAACCCAGCTCGCCTGCCCTTTCTTTCTTGGGTGTCTCTAGTGTCTCTAGTACCGGTACATGATTAAAATTGCGATCAGCATGCCAGTTCCAGAACCAATTGCGCCGCCAAacgtagcagcagcagttcaACCCCGTCTCCcagttatttatttatttttttttattttttttgagaacaacACTGTCTCCAAGTTTGGCAGCAGCGAGTTCGCGTTGGATTTACAGCAGCGCCTCCATCGGGGATTTGAATCCTGTGTCCGAGTTCGCCCCGGGGATCCTTGTATTAGCAAGTGCAAATCCAAATCTTGCTTAACTAAGCAGTAGCAAGTCGGAGAGCCAAAGCAGGAACAGCTTCCGGATCAACGACAATGGCGTAATGAGTCTAAAGGGGACCGGGAAAGAAACGAAAACGCCCAACCAAACACGTTTTTGTCTGGGTCGGAATTTTTTTCTAGCTCCGACTAATACCCTAAACCAAAATGGGCTGACATTTGAAAGTTTGGTGGCCGCATGATTTGGCCACGTGCACAGACCGGTCACTACGGGTACTCATGAATCTCTCGGGACATTCTAGCCGgctcatgcatgcaggtgGAAATACCTAGACAAGCGCATGCGCCCGAGTGCAAGCCAATTATAAAATGCACCCTAGACTTTCCAACTGATTTTGCTTGAATAAAAAGCTACCCGCTCCCCActcccaaaaaaaatgttgggaTAAGAGACATGCAGTGCTAAATAAAGATATAGGTAATGTTGGCATAACATGCAAAATGCTAAAtatggtaaaaaaaaggtgtAAATGTTTTCATAACAATCAGGCAATGCTAAATATGGGCAGCAAAAAATATGTTGGCATAACTGTATGCTCAATATAGCTAATTACATGTACTTTATGCCGGCATTTTGCTATAAAGTT
This is a stretch of genomic DNA from Brachypodium distachyon strain Bd21 chromosome 1, Brachypodium_distachyon_v3.0, whole genome shotgun sequence. It encodes these proteins:
- the LOC104582389 gene encoding uncharacterized protein LOC104582389 yields the protein MMIPATCSIVTASNNTLIDSSQSCKTTSIETTSNMRTSSRLLLLAVVTIVAVVYPVATSAEQPWYPIDGEDITKPFFQTLGKWAVTEHVKQTQHFLKFDKVFSGERQELSEGMKYHFVIIALNGGGNTGRYDAELIEGNPRRLISFAPPN